TCGACATGAAACTAGACTAGAACTCGAGTTTGTATTAGATGCAATACAAAAAATAGGTGAAAATGCAGTGCATTTGGGAGATAATACAGATATAGCAATTAAACAGCTGGAAATCATAGAAGATGAAGGCATTAAAAGAGAGTGGGGAAAGATTGCAAGGAAAAGAATTGCTCGTATCAAGCAAAAGCAATCAGAAGAAATCAATTCCAGTCCGCTTGAGCATGATTCTGATTGAAAATCAGAATCTCCCGTAAAATCTTCGATTTTACGTGATAGCGAAACGGACCTCGCGCTCCCGAAGCGAGTTTCGGGAAGCGAATATCGGGTTTTATGGTGGGGCCGCTGAGATTTGAACTCAAGTCGCAAGACCCCCAGCCTTGCAGGATGGACCAGGCTACCCTACGGCCCCACGGGGTCTGAGCATCTAATTAGAACTTTATCTATATCACTTTTTCTGATAGTTTTCGACGGTCTGATTCCGATGACCTGATCTATCAGGCGGATGAGGATTTCCACAGTTCATAGGCTTCGGTAATCTCGGCGCCTCCGAGGAAAACACAATCGTGCATCTCTGCATACTTCTTTGCATCTTCTTTTGTCAGGGCTTTACCTGTGCTGTCATCCAGCATCTCGCAGACCACCATAGCCGGGGAAATGCCTGCGATTTCCGCCATTGCAATGGAGAGTTCGGTCTGGCCGCTGCGGTTCTCCATGAGTCCGGGTGCCGCCCGAAGTAATGCTACGTGGCCGGGTGCACGAAATTCAGCACCGAAATCCACGTTTCCGGGATTGCTGTTGCGGGTTATCTCACTGATTTCCGCGAGCTTATTGATTGTAAGGGCACGCTCCCTGTCTGGAATGCCGGTTCTTGTGTCACGGTGATTTACCCAGAGGGAGAATGAGGATCGGTTGTCGTATTTCAGATCACCGGCCTTCTCTGCAATACTCTTGATGGCAGGCCATTCCGATTCGACATCATGCAGGACATCCGCCATGAAAGGCAGGCCGAGCTTCTCACAAACGTCATCGGCAAGTGCTACACAGATAAGCCCACCGCCGTCAACACGCATCCACCTGACATCATCGGCTGTAACCGCTGCTGCCGGAATTGTGAAATCAGTCTCCCCTTCCCTGCTATCCGAATCGAAAATAAAGATCATCTTGCCTTCCCGGACAGCTTCAATACCTTTTCGGATACTTGGACTAAAAACAGAATCTTCCATTAAACTCGCCTCTTCTTTCCTCTTAACTCCCGTCAATAACAATACGCACTTCATCCCCGTCTTTGAGTTTCAATTCCTTTCGCAATTCCACCGGGGAAACAATCTCAAGCAAATCCTTTGGATAATGTGTCCTGTCAGGCATCACTACCGCTGCCTCGACACCGTTAATGTAAACACGGTAACAACTGACACCACCGAATGTCCTCTCACCGTCGGTAAACCCAGCCAGCGGTATCACTGCACCCTTCTCTGCC
This genomic stretch from Methanohalophilus levihalophilus harbors:
- the ribB gene encoding 3,4-dihydroxy-2-butanone-4-phosphate synthase; translated protein: MEDSVFSPSIRKGIEAVREGKMIFIFDSDSREGETDFTIPAAAVTADDVRWMRVDGGGLICVALADDVCEKLGLPFMADVLHDVESEWPAIKSIAEKAGDLKYDNRSSFSLWVNHRDTRTGIPDRERALTINKLAEISEITRNSNPGNVDFGAEFRAPGHVALLRAAPGLMENRSGQTELSIAMAEIAGISPAMVVCEMLDDSTGKALTKEDAKKYAEMHDCVFLGGAEITEAYELWKSSSA